From a single Phragmites australis chromosome 7, lpPhrAust1.1, whole genome shotgun sequence genomic region:
- the LOC133923638 gene encoding E3 ubiquitin-protein ligase ATL4-like, giving the protein MSSSSSLPSTTPQSAGAIGATSPYYASSSILPSLMIIAALLAFVFLASVSIHLVLRFLADRSSSSAAPPRPRALRDEVHSAGTVGDTTERLAAAAERKKEEVGDEKQRLIDSLPLFTMASALAALPKSSPDCAVCLSPFTHDAELRLLPACRHAFHAACVDAWLRTTPSCPLCRAAVTHPHPSLSAMLAAAQPPPPEPRSRDRSRSFVVEIGTVSNRGSSAPAGGGDRNSRTYSLGSFDYHIDEEVEVVVSRVACATAGEATVKEENPAAQQEAPSPPGETVADAAGSSRGWLREYVDRLASSAYSLSERWSSRWSQSHQRQEEPWLWDAEAGAVEMSTPGPDEEETAFMVMYRWIAGV; this is encoded by the coding sequence atgtcctcctcctcctctctcccgtCTACCACGCCGCAGTCCGCCGGGGCCATCGGCGCCACCTCGCCCTACTACGCGTCGTCGTCCATCCTCCCTTCCCTCATGATCATCGCCGCGCTGCTCGCCTTCGTCTTCCTCGCCTCCGTCTCCATCCACCTCGTGCTCCGCTTCCTCGCCGACCGCTCGTCGTCGTCCGCCGCACCGCCGCGCCCTCGGGCCCTTCGCGACGAGGTGCACTCGGCCGGAACAGTGGGTGATACGACAGAACGGCTTGCCGCTGCAGCcgagaggaagaaggaggaggtgggcgACGAGAAGCAGCGGCTGATCGACTCGCTGCCGCTGTTCACGATGGCGTCGGCGCTGGCGGCGCTGCCCAAGAGCTCGCCCGACTGCGCCGTCTGCCTCTCGCCGTTCACGCACGACGCCGAGCTGCGGCTGCTCCCTGCCTGCCGCCACGCGTTCCACGCCGCCTGCGTCGACGCCTGGCTCCGCACCACGCCATCCTGCCCGCTCTGCCGCGCCGCCGTCACGCACCCGCACCCCTCGCTCTCCGCCATGCTCGCCGccgcccagccgccgccgccggagccaAGAAGCAGGGACCGTTCCAGAAGCTTCGTCGTTGAGATCGGCACCGTCAGCAACCGCGGCTCCTCCgcgccggccggcggcggcgacaggaACAGCCGCACCTACTCGCTCGGCTCCTTCGACTACCATATcgacgaggaggtggaggtCGTCGTGTCCCGCGTCGCTTGCGCCACTGCCGGGGAAGCCACCGTCAAGGAGGAGAATCCCGCAGCCCAGCAGGAGGCGCCGTCTCCTCCCGGTGAAACGGTGGCCGATGCAGCGGGGTCGTCGCGCGGCTGGCTGCGGGAGTACGTGGACCGGCTGGCCTCGTCGGCCTACTCGCTCTCCGAGCGGTGGAGCTCACGGTGGAGCCAGAGTCACCAAAGGCAGGAAGAACCGTGGCTGTGGGACGCGGAGGCAGGGGCAGTGGAGATGTCGACGCCGGGGCCGGACGAGGAGGAGACGGCGTTCATGGTGATGTACCGCTGGATCGCAGGGGTGTAA
- the LOC133924857 gene encoding receptor-like protein kinase FERONIA — protein MACLTLLPCLLLLSLVMLLAVAASGDNSTLSGQIRINCGSSVSATDSDGRTWDGDAASRFAPSVAGVASGASYVDPSLPSTVPYMTARVFASSYTYSFPVSPGRVFLRLFFYPSAYGDRGAAAALFGVTAGGVTLLDDFNASQTALALNYAYLVREFSLNVSSGGNLDVTFTPSGQSASGSRHYAFVNGIEIVAMPDMFTKAVPTFANGGRPDPMPIRADTAFQTMYRLNVGGRAVSPGDDSDLLYRTWDNDVPYIFGAAFGVSYGKDSNVSIQYGPAVPPYVAPESVYASARSMGPNAQINLNYNLTWALPVDAGFYYIVRLHFCEIQYPITKLNQRAFYIYINNQTALADMDVIGRSGGVGRPVYTDYLVVTVPGSSQTDLWVELHPDVNTRPEYYDAILNGLEVFKLQRYDSDSLAGPNPPILQQVQINAVEGSGAGTKKKSGAFAAAWAAAAGGLVAVLVGCICAWAICRRKRKAASAVVHVPQAVRETPAYVILGQTKIPAFSYPAR, from the coding sequence ATGGCATGTTTAACTCTGCTCCCATGCCTCTTGCTGCTTAGCCTCGTCATGCTGCTTGCCGTCGCGGCCAGCGGCGACAACTCTACTCTCTCCGGACAGATCCGCATAAACTGCGGCTCGTCTGTCTCGGCCACCGACTCGGACGGCCGGACATGGGACGGTGACGCCGCCTCCAGGTTTGCGCCATCGGTGGCCGGCGTCGCGTCCGGTGCGTCGTACGTGGACCCGTCGCTCCCGTCCACCGTCCCGTACATGACCGCGCGCGTGTTCGCCTCCAGCTACACGTACTCCTTCCCCGTCAGCCCCGGCCGCGTGTTCCTCCGCCTCTTCTTCTACCCGTCCGCATACGGCGaccgcggcgccgccgccgccctcttcGGCGTCACCGCGGGCGGCGTCACGCTGCTGGATGACTTCAACGCGTCCCAAACCGCGCTGGCGCTCAACTACGCTTACCTCGTCCGCGAGTTCTCCTTGAACGTCAGCTCCGGCGGCAACCTCGACGTCACCTTCACCCCGTCCGGGCAGAGCGCCTCCGGCTCCCGCCACTACGCGTTCGTGAACGGCATCGAGATCGTGGCCATGCCGGACATGTTCACGAAGGCAGTGCCAACCTTCGCCAACGGCGGGCGCCCGGACCCGATGCCGATCCGCGCCGACACGGCATTCCAAACCATGTACCGCCTCAACGTCGGCGGCAGGGCCGTCTCCCCGGGAGACGACTCCGACCTCCTGTACCGCACGTGGGACAACGACGTCCCTTACATATTCGGCGCGGCATTCGGCGTATCCTATGGGAAAGACAGCAACGTGAGCATCCAGTATGGTCCGGCCGTGCCGCCGTACGTCGCGCCGGAGAGCGTGTACGCCTCGGCGAGGTCGATGGGCCCCAACGCGCAGATCAACCTGAACTACAACCTCACCTGGGCCCTACCCGTCGACGCCGGGTTCTACTACATCGTAAGGCTCCACTTCTGCGAGATCCAGTACCCGATAACAAAGCTGAACCAGCGAGCCTTCTACATCTACATCAACAACCAGACGGCTCTGGCGGACATGGACGTGATAGGTCGGAGCGGGGGCGTCGGCAGGCCGGTGTACACCGACTACCTCGTCGTCACGGTGCCGGGGTCCAGCCAGACGGACCTGTGGGTCGAGCTGCACCCGGACGTGAACACCAGGCCGGAGTATTACGACGCGATCCTGAACGGCCTCGAGGTGTTCAAGCTCCAGAGGTACGACAGCGACAGCCTCGCCGGCCCGAATCCGCCGATCCTACAGCAGGTCCAGATCAACGCGGTGGAAGGCAGCGGAGCTGGAACCAAGAAGAAGAGCGGTGCGTTTGCAGCAGCATGGGCCGCGGCCGCCGGTGGCCTCGTCGCGGTGTTGGTGGGCTGCATCTGCGCGTGGGCTATCTGCAGGCGGAAGAGGAAGGCCGCTTCAGCGGTCGTTCACGTGCCGCAGGCCGTCCGTGAAACACCGGCTTATGTAATCCTGGGCCAAACTAAAATCCCTGCCTTTTCCTACCCGGCCCGTTAA
- the LOC133924858 gene encoding probable purine permease 11, whose product MTIAVYLVARPFQDFRFAAYKSWLLCLCSMPFLNFKMGEAGEIQLHIAGFRGQEAEDDRGQIAEKGGTGPANAAPPPPIWKRLKWWAVVLANIVFLLAGQSVATLLGRIYYDQGGKSLWMQTVVQSCGAPIAIPLLLYFRPKSSSSAARPLLVEVAAIYAGLGVLLAGDNLMYSYGLLYLPLSTYSIIGATQVCFNAVFSYFLNKEKFRALVLNSVVLLTFSAALIGVGHGSEETSSNVPEGKFSAGFALTLSASALFSLILSLMQLTFEEVLRSDTFYTVLEMQFWSNTIAACVSVAGLFISGEWSTLAGEMEGYQKGKVAYAMTLAWTAITWQLCTMGMMGLVAAVSSLFTNVISTVGTPLSPVIAVIFLGDRVGGVKLLAMLIGVWGLLSYVYQHYLDDRAKVKKIDEKSDEHHQAAKLSAE is encoded by the exons ATGACGATCGCTGTATATCTAGTTGCACGTCCTTTTCAGGACTTCAGATTTGCAGCATACAAATCTTGGTTGCTATGTCTCTGTAGCATGCCATTCTTGAACTTCAAGATGGGTGAAGCTGGTGAAATTCAGCTGCACATCGCAG GTTTTCGAGGCCAAGAAGCTGAAGACGATCGTGGACAGATAGCTGAGAAGGGTGGTACCGGTCCTGCGAacgctgcgccgccgccgccgatatGGAAACGGCTGAAATGGTGGGCCGTAGTCCTTGCCAACATCGTGTTCCTCCTGGCCGGGCAGAGCGTGGCCACCCTCCTCGGCAGGATCTATTACGACCAGGGCGGCAAGAGCTTGTGGATGCAGACGGTGGTGCAGTCCTGCGGCGCGCCCATCGCCATCCCGCTGCTCCTCTACTTCCGGCCaaagtcctcctcctccgcggccCGTCCGCTGCTCGTCGAGGTCGCCGCCATCTACGCCGGCCTGGGCGTCCTCCTCGCAGGGGACAACCTGATGTACTCGTACGGCCTCCTGTACCTGCCGTTGTCGACCTACTCGATCATCGGGGCGACCCAGGTCTGTTTCAACGCCGTCTTCTCTTACTTCCTGAACAAGGAGAAGTTTAGGGCACTCGTGCTGAACTCCGTCGTCCTGCTCACCTTCTCGGCCGCGCTCATCGGCGTGGGCCACGGCTCGGAGGAGACCAGCAGCAACGTCCCGGAGGGGAAGTTCTCGGCGGGGTTCGCGCTGACGCTGTCGGCGTCGGCCCTCTTCTCCCTGATCCTGTCCCTGATGCAGCTGACATTCGAGGAGGTGCTCAGGAGCGACACGTTCTACACAGTGCTGGAGATGCAGTTCTGGAGCAACACCATCGCCGCGTGCGTGTCGGTGGCCGGTCTGTTCATCTCCGGCGAGTGGAGCACCCTGGCCGGGGAGATGGAAGGGTACCAGAAGGGCAAGGTGGCGTACGCGATGACGCTGGCGTGGACGGCCATCACGTGGCAGCTTTGCACGATGGGCATGATGGGGCTCGTCGCGGCCGTGTCGTCGCTGTTCACCAACGTGATCAGCACGGTGGGGACGCCGCTGTCGCCGGTCATCGCGGTGATCTTCCTCGGCGACCGCGTGGGCGGGGTGAAGCTGCTGGCCATGCTCATAGGTGTCTGGGGGCTCTTGTCCTACGTTTATCAGCACTACCTCGATGACCGTGCTAAGGTCAAGAAGATAGACGAGAAATCTGACGAACACCACCAAGCTGCAAAACTCTCTGCAGAATGA
- the LOC133925595 gene encoding probable purine permease 11: MADGNSGNNNNGATNTNNGEVQIQIPGPSKAEGPATQEDAPSGSFEVKNWRWWFMVAADVLFLIAGQTSATLLGRYYYSQGGSSRWISTFVQTAGFPMLFFGLFFFPSKSSSTQTNSDTPIAKLALIYIVLGLIIAADDMMHSNGLLYLPVSTYSLICASQLAFNVVFSYVLNSQKLTGLILNSVVLLTLSALLLGVNEEPHGSVGVSRGKYLLGFLLTLGASGTYSLILSLMQLTFKNVIKKQTFSAVLNMQIYTALVASFASLVGLFASGEYKSLKGEMDKFKSGQFSYLMTLVWTSVSWQVASVGMVGLIFEVSSLFSNVISTFSLPIVPLFGVMIFHDKMNGVKIIAMLISLWGFVSYVYQHYLDDKKARKAIANSK, translated from the exons ATGGCCGATGGCAACAGCGGCAACAACAACAATGGCGCCACGAACACGAACAACGGCGAGGTACAGATACAAATCCCAG GACCATCGAAAGCTGAAGGTCCAGCAACTCAGGAGGATGCACCATCGGGAAGCTTTGAAGTCAAGAATTGGAGATGGTGGTTCATGGTGGCAGCCGATGTTTTGTTCCTGATCGCTGGTCAAACATCAGCAACACTGCTTGGGAGATACTACTACAGTCAAGGTGGCAGCAGCAGGTGGATATCTACATTTGTGCAAACTGCCGGCTTTCCCATGTTGTTCTTTGGCTTGTTCTTTTTCCCTTCAAAGTCGTCTTCCACCCAAACTAACAGCGACACTCCCATCGCCAAACTTGCTCTCATATACATTGTCTTGGGGCTCATCATAGCCGCTGATGACATGATGCATTCCAATGGACTGTTGTATCTTCCAGTCTCGACCTATTCTCTCATTTGCGCTAGTCAGCTGGCCTTCAATGTTGTCTTCTCATACGTCCTAAACTCTCAGAAACTCACTGGTTTGATCTTAAACTCTGTGGTCCTGCTTACTTTGTCTGCTTTACTCCTTGGAGTCAATGAAGAACCTCATGGATCTGTTGGTGTCTCAAGAGGAAAGTATCTCCTTGGTTTCCTGTTGACGTTAGGAGCGTCAGGCACATACTCACTTATCCTTTCTTTGATGCAACTTACGTTCAAGAATGTGATCAAGAAGCAGACGTTCTCGGCTGTTTTGAACATGCAGATATATACGGCACTTGTGGCAAGTTTTGCTTCTCTTGTTGGACTATTTGCAAGTGGTGAATACAAGTCTTTGAAAGGGGAGATGGACAAGTTCAAATCCGGGCAGTTCTCTTATCTGATGACATTGGTGTGGACATCCGTATCTTGGCAGGTCGCTTCTGTTGGAATGGTGGGTTTAATCTTCGAGGTATCATCGTTGTTCTCGAATGTGATCAGCACCTTCTCTCTACCTATTGTTCCTCTTTTTGGTGTGATGATCTTTCATGACAAGATGAACGGAGTAAAGATCATAGCCATGCTAATTTCCCTATGGGGTTTCGTTTCATATGTCTATCAACACTATCTTGACGATAAGAAGGCTAGAAAGGCTATAGCTAATAGTAAGTAG